Part of the Arthrobacter globiformis genome is shown below.
TTGTCCCGCTCGCGAGCCCATCACAGAACGTTGCTTCCTTACGGCAGGTCGATATTCGTGAGTTCTGACCGCTTGCCGCTTGGTTCCTCGACCAGGACCAGCGAGCTCACCTCGGGGCAGTAGTACTTGTGCTCCCGCGAGTTGAACTCCAGCGGCGTCCAGTCGTCCACCTTCACACAGTCCGTGTAGGTGCCCATGCTCGTTGTAACGGTCTGGCCTGTGGCGATGGTGTCCCGCATATCTTCCGCATGCCCCAGGTAGTACTCCTGCCGGTAGGTGTCGCCCACGCGCTGTTCGGCCTTCATCCATATGCCGGCCTTTGCCCCATCCTGCCCGTGGATAAAGCTGCCGGAATGATCCTGCAGTTTGCCGTCCTTGTAGTTATCAACGTCCTCGCCGAAATACCACACATCGCCGTTCTTGTGCTGTGCCAAGTAGTCCTTGGTCTCCTCGACGAGCTGCCCGTTCTTGAATTCCCTGTCCAGGTAGATGATCGTTTCGACGCCCTCAATGACCCGCTTCTCCGGCACGATCTCAATTTCGATCCTGTCGCCGCCGGTCCCATAGGTCATTTTCTTGCCGACCGGAAGGGCGAAGTACTTATTGGTTATTTTCGTCGTGAAATCCGCCGGCGTGATCTGCGGATTGTAGTCGGCAGCCCTGCTTCTCAAATTATTGAAGTACAAAAATGCCGCCCCGCCAGCGACCAGCAGCAGCACGATGATCCCTAGAATTATGGTTCGTGGCTTCATATCCGGCCCCACTCCTCGTTGAGTAGAAACTCCTTGCCGGTCCGGAGAGCCTGTGCTTGCCCGGGCCATAGGAAAAAGGTAGTCCTGTCGGGCCCCCGGGGACAGAGACAGCAGCAATTTTCCTAGCTGCGGGCGGCCTCCACTACCCGTTCGCCGTTGAAGTATTCGAGCTCCCAGCCGTCGACGGCGTGGTGGTGGGCAAGGTTGAGCACGGCGTTGTCGATGCTTGCGAGGGTGCTGCCGATGGCACGGCCCAGGGACAGGCGGAGGAGCGTGCCGTGGGCGACGACCAAAACGCGCCGTCCGCGGAACTCCTCGGCCAGCGCCTCCAGGGCGGCCAGGCCCCGGGAGCCCGCTTCGTCGTCGCTTTCCGCCCCGCGGAAGCCGCCGGGGATGCGCAGTGCCTCCAGTTCCGGGCCAGCCTGCAGGCCCTCCGCGGGCCCGAAACTGCGCTCGGTGAGCTCCGGCACATGCCGGGCCACTGTGAGTCCGAGGCCGGCGGCGATCAGGTCTGCGGTTTCCGCCGCACGGCTCAGCGGCGAGGATACGACCGTGTCCCACGCCTGCCCGGACAAGACGGCGACGGCGTCGCGCGCCTGGCCGCGGCCGACGTCGTTCAGCGGAATATCGCTGGATCCCTGCAGCCGGCGCTGCGCATTCCAGTCTGTCTGGCCATGGCGGATGAGGGCGAAAGTCGTGAGGGTCATGCCTTCCATTGTGCCCGAGAGGCTCAGGACCTTTCTTCCCGGCGACGCGTTGCCGGCGCGGAGCGCTTCGGCGATGACCTGGCCCGGCACCTGTAGGGAATTGCGAAGAGGGCTCTGGCCGCGCCACCCGATCATGGTCAAATAGGAGGGTTAGACCGGCTGCCCGAGTCCGACCGCGGCCTCGGCCATATGGAAGGAAGCACATGACCGATCGCCAGGACCATCCTCCGGTTCCCACGCCGGGAAGTGCCCAGGGTCTGGACAGCAAGGTTGAGGGCGGCTGCCCGGTTGCCCATGACAGCGCGACCTCGCACGGCAGCGAGAGCGAGAACCCGGCGATCGACTCGCCGCAGCCGAAGGCGCACCGGCCCCGGACGAACGCGGACTGGTGGCCGAACCAACTTGATCTCTCGGTGCTCCATGCGAACCACCCGGCAGGCAACCCGCTCGCCCCCGGCTTCAGTTACCGGGAGGAGTTCCAGAAACTCGATGTCGAGGCGCTGAAGCAGGACATCATTCAGGTCCTGACCACCTCGCAGGACTGGTGGCCGGCGGATTTCGGCCACTACGGCGGCCTGATGATCAGGCTGAGCTGGCACGCTGCCGGCACCTACCGGGTCCACGATGGCCGCGGCGGTGCGGGTGAGGGCAGCCAGCGCTTCGCTCCGCTGAACAGCTGGCCGGATAACGCGAACCTGGACAAGGCCCGGCGGCTGCTGTGGCCCGTGAAGCAGAAGCATGGCCAGAAGATCTCATGGGCCGACCTGCTGGTCCTTGCGGGCAACGTCGCCTTGGAGTCAATGGGCTTCAAGACCTTCGGGTTCGCCTTCGGCCGCGAGGACGTGTGGGAACCCGAGCAGATCTTCTGGGGACCCGAGGACGCCTGGCTGGGCGACGAGCGCTACATCGGCGAAGGTGCCATGGCGGAGGAGGTAGGTTCCACGGAGATGGGCCTGATCTACGTCAACCCCGAGGGCCCGATGGGCAACCCGGATCCCAAGCTCGCTGCGGCGTTTATCCGCGAGACCTTCAAACGGATGGCGATGAACGACGAGGAGACCTTCGCACTGATCGCCGGCGGGCACACGTTCGGCAAGACCCACGGCGCCGGTGATGCCGACGCGCACGTGGGCCCCGAGCCGGAGGCCGCGAACCTGGAGGAACAGGGTCTGGGCTGGATCAGCACGCACGGCAGCGGCAGGGGAGGCGACACGATCACCTCCGGGCTCGAGGTCACCTGGACCGACCGGCCGACGGAGTGGAGCAACCGCTTCCTGGAGATCCTGTTCGAATACGAGTGGGAACTCACCAAGAGCCCGGCCGGCGCCCACCAGTGGGTTGCCAAAGATGCCCCGCAGATCATTCCGGACGCGCACAATCCCGAGAAGAAGCACCGGCCGACCATGCTGACCACGGACCTGTCACTGCGCTTCGACCCGGCCTACGAGGAAATCGGGCGGCGCTTCCTGGGAAACCCGGACGAGTTCGCGCTGGCGTTCGCCAAGGCCTGGTACAAACTGCTGCACCGCGACATGGGTCCGGTGGGCCCGCACCTGCTCGGACCCTGGGTCCCGGAGCCGCAGCTCTGGCAGGACCCGATCCCGGCGGCGGACCACGAGCTGATCAGCGAACAGGACATCGCGTCCCTCAAGGCCCAGCTCTTGGACTCGGGCCTCTCCGTTTCCCAGCTCGTCACCACGGCGTGGGCCGCGGCGTCCACCTACCGCAAGACCGACAAGCGCGGCGGCGTCAACGGCGCCCGCATCCGCCTGGAGCCCCAGCGCGGCTGGGAGGTCAACCAGCCCGGGCAGCTGGAGGCCGCGCTGCAGGCGATCGAGGCCGTGCAGCAGCAGTTCAACAGCGGCCAGAGCGGTGGCAGGAAGGTCTCGCTGGCGGACCTGATCGTCCTCGGCGGCTGCGCGGCCGTGGAGAAAGCCTCGAGCGACGCGGGCTTCAACATTACTGTGCCGTTCCGGCCAGGCCGGACGGACGCCTCCCAGGACCAGACCGACGTCGAGTCATTCCAGTACCTGCAGCCGCGGGCGGACGGGTTCCGCAACTACGTGCGCCCCGGTGAGAAGCTTCCCCCGGAAACCCTCCTGCTCGATAAGGCTTACCTGCTGGATCTCTCCGCACCGGAGATGACCGCGCTCATCGGTGGCATGCGTGCCCTCGGCGGCAACGTGGGCGGCTCCGCGCATGGTGTGCTTACCGACCGGCCCCAGGTCCTGACGAACGACTTCTTCGTCAACCTGCTCGCACCGGGCACCCGGTGGAAGGCTTCGGAGGCGGAGGAGAACGTCTACGAGATCAGCGATGTGGCTACGGGCGAGCTGAAGTGGACCGCTACACCGGTCGACCTGGTCTTCGGCTCCAACTCCCAGCTTCGGGCGGTGGCCGAGGTCTACGCGAGCGACGACGCCAGGGAGAAGTTCGTCAACGACTTCGTCGCGGCGTGGGTGAAGGTCATGGAGCTCGACCGCTTCGACCTGCGCTGACGCAGTCATCCGGGGCCGGCCGCGGATGCGGCCGGCCCTGAAGATCTACAACCAGGCGCTAACCGCCGTCGCTGGTTGTTGATCCTGAGGTAAAACTATGCCGGCAAATGTTTGGGCCGGTGGTCGGCAATTAGTCCGCTGGCCATATGCCGGGCGCGGCGGGCGGACAGCTTGTCACCTTCGGCGGCGGCAATGATCGAGCCCTTCATGAGGATGTGCCAGGAGAGGGCGAATGCCTCGGAGTCATCCAGGCCCGCTTCCTCGGCCAGGAGCCGCACCTGTTGGCGGATCCTGCCCAGGTACCCGATGCTCGCCTGCCCCAGGGGATGCTCGGGCCCCATCTCCAGCAGCACTTTTACGAAGGAACACGCTTCGAAGTCATCGTCCTGGAACCACTGGTCGTAAACGTCGAAGATGGCCAGCAACTGGTCCTCAGGGTTATCGGCCCTGCTCCGGGCTTCCGGTACCACCGATCCGAGCATCCACAGCTCGTCGCGGCGCTTCAGAAAGGCCAGCGCCACATCGTCCTTCGACGGGAAATGCCGGTAGAACGTCGCCTTGGCGACGCCCGAGGCGCGGATCAGCTCGTCGACCCCGACGTCGCGGATCCCGCGGTGGGCAAACAGTCTGTAGGCGGTGACCACAATACGGGTGCGGACGTCATCAGGATTTTCAAGGTTATCTGCGACTGTCCTCATGCCAACAAATTCTACCTTTCGGAGGCAATTTTCTTCCGGGCACCGCCGTCGGACTCTGACTGAGAGATTTTTTATACAGGTACCGCAGGTTTGGTCCCGTGCGCGTGGCGATCATCTGGTCCGCTCTGACCGCGGCCGCCGTCTACTCCTTTGGGGCACACCTGCCGCTGATCGCCACGTACGTTCTGGTCTTCGCTGCCGGTGTGTTCCTCGTCAGCGCGCAGACCATGGTGTACGCCGCCGTCGCCCACGTGTATCCCACGGCGAGCCGGGCCACAGCTATCGGCCGGACCACGGGCATCGGCCGGTTCGGCGCGGTTTTCGGCCCGCGGATGGGCGGCCAGCTGCTCCGGCAACCAGAGTTGGGGTTTCGGCATCTTTGCCGTGGCCGCGCTGGTGGCCACCGCGACGCCGCTGGTGTTGAAGCTGGTCCTGGCGCGCACCGCGCCGCCGGTGCAGGCGAAGGACGACGACGGTGCGAGCCGGCTGGACGTCGTCGACGCCGGCTAAGTGTGGATTATTGAGCAACGCCGACTAGCCGGAGCCACCTTACGGCGGCGTCCGACCGGCGTCGTCAAAAGGGACCGGGCAGGTGGGGTGACCCATCTGCCCCGTCATTCACAACGGCTTGTTCACGTCGCTTTCCGCCTCCGGGTCCTCGGCCTCCCCGTAGTGGGTGGCAGCAGCGAGCCCGGCCACTTGCTGGTCCGCGTTGGTCTGGCCCGGAGGCAGCCTCTTCCCCTCGCCGTCTTGTGCCTGCTGGTCAGCGCCGGGCACTACGTCTTCCCTCAGGTGTGGATCGCGGGGCAAGTCGGAGCTGTCTTCCTTGTCCATCATGGACTCAGGGAAGCAGGTACGTCGCGCTGCCACAGGGCAGGGCTGGGCCGTGGACCCAGTCCTAACGATCCGGCACCAGGCGCCATTCCCCTAAAAGGGCGGAGGTTCTGGTGCGGTGGCGTGATCCGGTGGTTTCAGTGTTGGTTCCGGTGGCTCGACTGGGTGGCCGCGCATGCCGAAAGGTGCTGGTTCGGTAACGTAGGCCCGTCCCAGCGGTGAATGCCAGCTGAGGTTGCCCGCGCCGGCGTGCGTGTAGGTCCAAGCGCCGATGGACTTCAGTGCATGGTGTCTTCGGCAGAGCATTGCCAGGTTGCCGGCGTCGGTGGTGCCACCGTCCTGCCATTCGATGGTGTGGTCAGGTTCGCAGGCGGTGGCCCGGCGGGTGCATCCCGGGAAGCGGCAGGTCCCGTCCCGGCAGTTCAGGTACCGGCGAAGCGCCTGCGGTGGACGGTAGGCCGTGCGGCCCACGCCCAGGGCCTGGCCGGTGGTGCAGTCTGTGAAGAGCCGCTGCCATGTGGGCGCCAAGACAGCCATGCGCCGGGCCGTGGCAGCATCGATTGGGCCGTAGCCCTGGAGCTCAGCCAGTTCGAGCTCAGCTGTTCCAAGTGACCCTGCTTGGAGCCCAGCCGTTTCCAGTTCACCTGTGGAGAGCGCCTCGGACCAATGGACGCCGTCACCGAGGACCTGTCCGACGGGAATGGTCACCACAACCTCGGCACGGAATGCCCCGGACTCTGGTTCATCAGATGCGCCCAGAAAACGGTAGGTGAATGCATCAGCGCGCAACTCGGACAGCGTGTGGTGGTCGGGAGCAGTGCCGGCCCCAGGAACGTCTCTGGGGTCTGCAGCCCGTGTGCTGGCCTGCCGTGCATCGTGGTCGAGCCCATTGAAAAGCGCCAGCCCGATTTCCGCTGTCAGGCGTGCGGTGAGGGTGCACATGCCGTCGGGTTCGGCCGAGAACCAGACGCCGCGCTCACGCTGGGCAGACTCTCTGCGGGCCTCGAGGCTTTCGGGGTGAAGGCGCTCGCGCAGCCGCCGCAGGCATGTCCGCAATTCGGCTGGGGTGCGGAGGCGGCCTTGCCGGGTCCGTGTGCGTCGCAGGGCAAGCCGCGAGAATTTTTCGGCCTGTTCGGCGGGGAGGGATCGGGCCTGGTCGAGGATGATCCGGGCGTGCGCCTCGGAGATTTCCCCGTCTTGGACCGCCTCGAGGACCTCCCATTGGGACGCCGTCAGGTCCGCGGCATCGTTCAGCCAGCGTGCGGCGGTGCTTTCCGAGAGGGCAGAGGCGGTGGACACTTCACTGACGGCCAGCGCATGGGCTTCCTCCCCGCCGAACCGTACCGGCTGGTTTTCTTGGCGCCGGGGAGATTCTTCGCCGATCGCTTCTTCGACCCGTGCAAGGGCGCTCAATTTCATGGCTGTTGCCCACGCGATGAGCCGGTCGGACGACCCCACCAGACCGAGGGCCTCGTCGGCTGTGAGGAACGACGGCAGCGGAACGCTCAGGGTGCCGGCTAGCAGTGAATCCTCCAGGTCCGTGAAGGCGACAGCTGGAACCCACGTCTCGTCATCGGTGACGAACGCCTGGACCTCCATGCCGCGCCTCCTTCCGGAAATCCTTGCCCTCTGAACTCTTTGCCCGGCATCCCCTAACCCGACACTCCCAGACTAGGCGGAGGGTGCGACATTTTGAGGAGGCCATGGTCCGGGGCCGCAAGTGCCCGTTCGCGCCGAGGCAGTTTCGCGCTTGGCGGCGGTAACTAGGCCGTTGCTTCGTCTTCCACGTTGGGGTCAGCCTGGAGCGTGTGATCGATCTGCGCGGATTCGATGAGCTGCGTCATGGCAACGTGGATGTCCTCCGCCTGGGCACGGGTGAGGCCTAGTTTGGCGAGCATGGTGCCGGGCACGCCCATTGCTTTGTCGCGGAGCGCGGCTCCTTCGGGGGTCAGGCCGACGGCAAGGGAACGTTCATCGCCGGGAACGCGGCGGCGGGTGACATATCCCAAGGCTTCGAGCCGCTTGAGCAAGGGGGACAGGGTGGCCGGGACCAGGAGGAGTGCGTCGCTGATTTCCTTGACGGAACGCGGACTCTTCTCCCACAGTGCGAGCATCACCAGGTACTGCGGGTGGGTCAGGTTCAGCTCCTGCAGCACGGGCCGGTAGGCGCCGATGACGGTGCGCGAGGCGACAGCCAGAGCGAAGCAGAGCTGCCGCTCGAGCAGGAGGTCTTCGTCGCTTCCTGAAGGGGAAGTCATGAAGCCATGATATCGAAGTGCCTACGGGAACTGGCGAGGAAGAGGAACGCCGCGAACAGGACCAGGTGGATGGCTCCCTGCAGTCGGGTGGCGCGGCCCTGCACAACGGTGATTCGTCAGGCCGATGCTGTGTAGGTGGCCTTTTTGGTGGGCGTGGGGCCATGCAGGTCGTCCTCGCCGTCCCTTGGCGACAGGACAGGAAGGAAAAAGTGGCGGTGGCGGACAGTGGGTCAACACAAACACGCCGTAAAGCGACAACGAAGCCACGGCCGCGAAGCCCAGCTGAAGGGGAGAAAACTCAGGTCCGGGCCGCGACGACGTGAAGGTCGGCAGGACCAGCGTCAGGGTAGCCAGCGTGGTGACCACGGCCAGGGCGGCACCCGCTCCCTCCGGGTTGAACCGTGGGATGCCATACCTGCGGGCGCCCACGAGCAGGGCAATCCCGACGATGCCGTTGGCCGTGATCATGACGGCGGCGAAGACGGTGTCCCGCGCCAGCGAATGGCTCCCCTCGCCACCGGATGCGATCAAGGTGACAATGAGGGCCACCTCGATGACGGTAACGGCAACCGCAAGCACGAGCGAACCGAAGGGCTCGCCGATGCGCTCGGCCACCACTTCGGCGTGATGCACCGCCGCCAGGACGGCTCCCACTAGAACCGCCCCGCGATGGCGCCAGCCAACACCGGCCCGGGAGAAACTCCCCACGTCACGGCCAGCACGATCAGGCCGACGACGGGAACAACGGCGGTCCAGGACGATCGGAGCCGGGCCAGCACAGCGATATCTTCTCAGTGCTGGCCCTGTAGGACTAGCCCTCCAGTACTAGCCCTCACACTCCGAGCAGTATTTCTTGCCGTCCTTTTCCCGCGCGAGCTGGCTGCGGTGGTGGACCAGGAAGCAGGACATACAGGTGAACTCGTCCTCCTGCACCGGAACAACCTGGATCAGCAGCTCTTCGTGCGACAGGTCGGCACCGGGAAGGTCGATGCCTTCGGCGGTGTCGGCCTCTTCGACATCAAGCAGGGCAGTTTGGGATCCGCCCTGCCGGGACTGGATGGCCTCCAGGGATTCGTTGGCCGGCTGGTCCTCTTGGGCCACGCGAGGGGCGTCGTAGTCAGTTGCCATGGTTTTTACTCCTTCGGCTGAGCGCCGGTCGGCGCACATTCGCAGGGGTCAACGAGCGGGCGCCGTCAGGTATTCCCGGATACCGGGGACGGTTAAGGTCCCCACAGTTTAGAGGATGATTTCGCGGGTCGTGCCGAACGGAACCTGGTCGGAAAGCGTGGCGGTGTAGCTTCCGGGCCTGTTGCGCGTGACGATGATGCCGTGGGTCCCGGTGAGCATGGCCTCTTCCTGCAGGTTCTTGACGGCGGCATCGAGCCTCTCGTCCAGGATCTGGCGGTCATTTACATGGATATCGATGGTCTTGGTGGTGCTGGGCATAGTCGTCCTTTGGGCTGTTCAAAGTTCCGGGATGTTCAGATTCTTGGACCGCTCACTAGGCGGCAGGGCGCTCCGGGATCTCTGCGCACGCAGTGCCTGCCGGATGCCATATATGCGGGCCTGTAGGCCGCTGGTGCACCGCCCCCACGGGCTCTGATGGAAGCCTGTCCACGCGTACGGTGTCGCGTGCATCATGTTCGGTGCTCTGCGTAAAAGTAGACCGCGAGGCCAAAAGTTTGTCAATACATTTGTGCAGCGCAAGCGTGCTGTTGGAGTCTTCCAGGAGAGTCATTAGTCCTGCACTCAGTATCAGCGCAACAGGCGTGTGACGCCGTTGTGTGCCGGGTGGGCAAATCGCGGGCGTCCGCCGGGTTAGGCTGTTCCGTGCTTCGTCTGAAACGCCTCGCGGTCCTCAGCCTTTTCGCGTTCTGCGCCATCACCGCGGGCGCCTTCTGGCTCCTGGGCAACGGAACGCCTGCGGCCCAACCGGCTCCGCCGCAGGCGGCGGGGAAGTTCGTGCCGCTGGCAAGTGGCAGTAAGCATGCCGTGAACATCACGAGGACCGTTGAGCCGGGCTGGTTGGCCCGGACCGCTGCGCAGACTGGAATTCCTGCACGGGCTCTTCGGGCGTACGTTGCCGCGGCCGGCATGGCGAATGCCGACGCGCCGGCGTGCGGGATCGGCTGGAACACGCTAGCCGCCGTCGGGTTTGTCGAATCCGCGCACGGCGCCCTCGGCGGAGGCCGCCTCACGGCTTCGGGAGACGTGAGCGGTCCGATCGTCGGCCCCGGCCTCAACGGCGACGGCTTCGCCGCCATTGCCGACACGGACGCCGGCGCGCTCGACGGCGACACCCGCTGGGACCGCGCCGTCGGACCCATGCAGTTCATTCCGTCCACGTGGAAGTTGGCGGGGCGGGACGCCAACGGCGACGGGGTGGCCGATCCGCACAATATCGACGACGCCGCCCTGAGTGCGGCGGGCTACCTGTGCGCCGGCGGCCGGGACCTCACCACCGATCAGGGCTGGACCGATGCCATCTGGTCCTACAACCAGTCCGAGGCCTACCTGGGGCAAGTGGGCGGGCAGGCTGCTGAGTACGCGGAGCAGGCGGGGTAGCCCGGCACGGAGCCGGCGCACACGGAGGGCCTGACACTGTCCGTGCCAGACCCTGCGTGGGCGTTGGACCCGGTACTTCTCAGACCCGCTGCGGGGAGCCGAGTTCCACGGGTTCCTCATCCATCAGGTAGGCGGATTCGGAGTGAGCTGCAATGTCGATGCCGCGGAGTTCGGCTGCTTCGTCAACGCGAAGTAGGTTCCCTCGGTCAGGCCTCCTCGAGCTGCAGATGTGGCGTTGGGCGGCGGAACCCGCGGGTGAGGCAGGCCAGGTAGACGAGACCCAGTGCTGCCCACGAGAGGCCAAGCGAGAACGAGAGCCCGCTTAGGCTGGTCCAGAGCCACAGTGTCAGCACGAAGCCGACTCCCGGGAGCAGGAGGTTGTGCAGCAGGCCCTTGGCTCCGCGGTTCTTCTGGTCGATGAAGTAGTGCTTGATGACGGACAGGTTGACCACCGAGAAGGCGACGAGGGCCCCGAAACTGATCAGCGAGGACACGGTCGTCAGGTCGAGGATCAGGGCGCCAGTAGCGATATTCCCGACGTGACGATGATCGGAACCACAGGCGTGCCCCACCGCGGATGAAGGCGGCCGAAGACCGCGGGCAGTACGCGGCCGCGGCCCATCGAGTAGATGATTCGCGAAACCGAGGCCTGCGAAGTCAGCGCCGACCCGAGGCTTCCGGCAATGTACGCGGCGGTGAAAAACGCGACCAGGATGTTACCGCCGGCGGCGCCTACCACTTCGATAGCCGCGGCGTCCGTGTTGGCAAAGGTGCCGACGGGAAGCAGGTGGTGACTGATATAGGCCAGCCCCAGGAAGATGAGCCCCGCGAGGACGGTGGTCAGCATGATGGCCCGCGGAATGCTCCGCCGCGGGTTCTTTGCCTCCTCCGCAAACGTTGAGACGGCATCAAATCCCAGGTAGGACAGGCACAGGACGGCGGACCCCGCCAAGATCGGTGAGAAGCCTTCGGCGCCGTCGACTCCGGCGAAGGGGGCAAGGAGGTCCAGCTTTCCCGCTCCCGAGACGGAGGCCCAGGCGAGTCCGACGAACAGCACAATGAAGAGAGCCTGGAGCCCCACCACCACGAAGTTTGCCCTGGCCACCGCCGTGATACCGAGGATGTTCAGTGCGGTCACGGCTGCGATGGATATGACCATGAACAGCCATGCCGGGACGGCCGGGAAGGCGGCATTGAGGTAGATGCCGATGAGCAGGTAGTTGATCATCGGCAGGAGCAGATAGTCCAGCAGCAGGGACCAGCCGGACATGAAGCCCAGACCGGCGCCGAATGACCTTGTGGCGTAGGTGTAGGCGGATCCTGCGAACGGAAAGGCCTGGGCCATCCGGCCGTAGGACCGGGCGGTGAAGAGCATGACCACCAGGGCGGCGGCGTAGGCCGCGGAGAGGCGCCCGCCCGTCAGTTCGACGACGATGCCGTAGGTGCTGAATATGGTGAGGGGCACCATGTAGACCAGGCCCAGTAGAACCAGGGAGGGCACGCCAAGCACCCGGCGTCAGCCGTTGCCCGTCCTTCCGGTCTCGCTGGCCGGCCGGCTCCCGTCGGTGGGGGTCTGCGTGTCAGAGGCTGAGCTCATGGGATTCCTAAGCGTTGAGGCCGCCGGCACCGGCGGCGGGAATGGCATGAGAACAAGCAGAAGCCCGCTCATGGACACCACAGGTGCAGGGAAGCGGTGGCAACGCCGTCAGTGCCACACCCCCGCCCGGGACGTCGGGGCTTACCCAATCCCGGTCCGTGGTGCCGGATATAAATGAATGAAGTTCATTTAGTAAAGCAGTGACGGGAATCACGGTCAAGGGGTGTGGGTGGATTAGGCCCGGCTGGCCGCCCTTGCCGTTTCCGCGATTCGCTCGGTCGCGGCCCACGACGCGAGCAGCCGGAGTGCTTCGTCGGACGGGCTGCCGGGGACTGCGGGGTAGACCGTGAGCGTGTGGCCGGGGTCGTCTTCGAGTTCCATGGCCGCGTACGTCAGTTCCAGGAGGCCGACGACGGGGTGGCGGAAGGTCTTGGTTCCGGAGTAGTGGCGGCGGACGTTGTGGGCTGCCCAGCGCGTGCGGAATTCGTTGCTGCGCATGGAGAGTTCACCCACGAGTTCGGCGATGCGCTTGTCATGCGGGTTGCGGCCGGCCTCGCGGCGGAGGATCGCGACGTTGACGTTCGCTGCCCGGTCCCAGTCGGGGTAGAAATTGTGGGAGAGCGGGTCCAGGAAGATGAATCTCGAGTGGTTCGCGGGGCGCGCTGTGCCGCGGTACATGTCGGAGTACATGGCGTAACCAAGGTCATTCGCGGCCACGATGTCCATCCGGTTGTTGGCGATGAACGCCGGGGCTCCGGTTATCGCATCGAGCAGGTACTGCATTGCTGGCTGCACGGTGGCGGGGGTGCTCTTGGTCCGGCTCCGGGATGTGGTGTTCGCTGCGCGGGCGAGGTCGTAGAGGTGGTCGTGCTCGGCCCGGTCCAGCTGCAGGGCCTGCGATATCGCGTCAAGGATGCTGTCGGAGGCGCCGCTGAGATTTCCGCGTTCGAGGCGGGTGTAGTACTCAACGCTGACGCCGGCGAGGCGTGCCACTTCTTCCCGGCGAAGGCCGGGAACACGCCGTCGGCCGCCAATCGGTTCCAGTCCTGCCTGCTCCGGAGTGATCCGGGAACGGCGGGAGACCAGGAACTCGCGTGCCTCGGTTCGGTTGTCCATCCTGTCAGGCTACGTCCATTCCAAAAGTGGAGGGAGGTCCGGCCATAACCCGTCTTGGCAGGGTACTCGGGGCCGACGATCTGAGTGAACCGGCTGCCATGGGCCACGTTAGGCCTCGCCGCGCCGGCTCACCATCTCATTGATCCAGATCGGCGCGAAAGGCGAGGTGCAGTTCGGCGGGGTCGGGTAATCCTTCACGACTTCCAGCCGTTCACCGATGTCAATGGCCCGGGCCCGGTGGTGTCCGTGCTCGATGCCGATCTGCGCCAGGGTGTGGTTCATGGCCCACTGCAACCGGTCCGGGGCGTCTTTCATTTCCGCCTCGATGGTGTCCAGCAGCCCTGGCAGGTCCAGGCCCTCGGGCTTCTTCGCGACCCGCTCCGTGGTCAGGGCCCAGCCAGCACTCGCGACCACCTGGTCCGGGTCGTCAGTCCAGGCGACGCGCAGATCTTCGGCATGCGGGCTTTTCTTCACCACGTAGTTCACCAGCCAGTCATGCACCTTGGGTGCGCGGGCCTGGCGCAGCATGGCGTCCAGTTCTTCAAGGTCGAAGGCCTTAGGCCGGCAGATCAGCAGCGCCAGCAACCGGGCGGCGGTGTCATCCGTGGCCCACAAGTCACGGGCCAGCTCGTGCTGCGTCTTCAGCCGCTTCGCGACCGCGCGCAACGCAGACAGGTTCACACCGTGGTCGTCGCCGCGCCTCTGGTTCGCCTCGCGCATTTTTGGATCGTCGAGCGCGGCCAGTTCGGTCATCACCGCGTCAATTGTTGCCTCGGCCATCATGCTCCT
Proteins encoded:
- a CDS encoding MarR family winged helix-turn-helix transcriptional regulator, with the protein product MTSPSGSDEDLLLERQLCFALAVASRTVIGAYRPVLQELNLTHPQYLVMLALWEKSPRSVKEISDALLLVPATLSPLLKRLEALGYVTRRRVPGDERSLAVGLTPEGAALRDKAMGVPGTMLAKLGLTRAQAEDIHVAMTQLIESAQIDHTLQADPNVEDEATA
- a CDS encoding TetR/AcrR family transcriptional regulator — translated: MRTVADNLENPDDVRTRIVVTAYRLFAHRGIRDVGVDELIRASGVAKATFYRHFPSKDDVALAFLKRRDELWMLGSVVPEARSRADNPEDQLLAIFDVYDQWFQDDDFEACSFVKVLLEMGPEHPLGQASIGYLGRIRQQVRLLAEEAGLDDSEAFALSWHILMKGSIIAAAEGDKLSARRARHMASGLIADHRPKHLPA
- a CDS encoding HNH endonuclease, which gives rise to MEVQAFVTDDETWVPAVAFTDLEDSLLAGTLSVPLPSFLTADEALGLVGSSDRLIAWATAMKLSALARVEEAIGEESPRRQENQPVRFGGEEAHALAVSEVSTASALSESTAARWLNDAADLTASQWEVLEAVQDGEISEAHARIILDQARSLPAEQAEKFSRLALRRTRTRQGRLRTPAELRTCLRRLRERLHPESLEARRESAQRERGVWFSAEPDGMCTLTARLTAEIGLALFNGLDHDARQASTRAADPRDVPGAGTAPDHHTLSELRADAFTYRFLGASDEPESGAFRAEVVVTIPVGQVLGDGVHWSEALSTGELETAGLQAGSLGTAELELAELQGYGPIDAATARRMAVLAPTWQRLFTDCTTGQALGVGRTAYRPPQALRRYLNCRDGTCRFPGCTRRATACEPDHTIEWQDGGTTDAGNLAMLCRRHHALKSIGAWTYTHAGAGNLSWHSPLGRAYVTEPAPFGMRGHPVEPPEPTLKPPDHATAPEPPPF
- a CDS encoding histidine phosphatase family protein, encoding MEGMTLTTFALIRHGQTDWNAQRRLQGSSDIPLNDVGRGQARDAVAVLSGQAWDTVVSSPLSRAAETADLIAAGLGLTVARHVPELTERSFGPAEGLQAGPELEALRIPGGFRGAESDDEAGSRGLAALEALAEEFRGRRVLVVAHGTLLRLSLGRAIGSTLASIDNAVLNLAHHHAVDGWELEYFNGERVVEAARS
- a CDS encoding DUF4193 domain-containing protein produces the protein MATDYDAPRVAQEDQPANESLEAIQSRQGGSQTALLDVEEADTAEGIDLPGADLSHEELLIQVVPVQEDEFTCMSCFLVHHRSQLAREKDGKKYCSECEG
- the katG gene encoding catalase/peroxidase HPI; its protein translation is MTDRQDHPPVPTPGSAQGLDSKVEGGCPVAHDSATSHGSESENPAIDSPQPKAHRPRTNADWWPNQLDLSVLHANHPAGNPLAPGFSYREEFQKLDVEALKQDIIQVLTTSQDWWPADFGHYGGLMIRLSWHAAGTYRVHDGRGGAGEGSQRFAPLNSWPDNANLDKARRLLWPVKQKHGQKISWADLLVLAGNVALESMGFKTFGFAFGREDVWEPEQIFWGPEDAWLGDERYIGEGAMAEEVGSTEMGLIYVNPEGPMGNPDPKLAAAFIRETFKRMAMNDEETFALIAGGHTFGKTHGAGDADAHVGPEPEAANLEEQGLGWISTHGSGRGGDTITSGLEVTWTDRPTEWSNRFLEILFEYEWELTKSPAGAHQWVAKDAPQIIPDAHNPEKKHRPTMLTTDLSLRFDPAYEEIGRRFLGNPDEFALAFAKAWYKLLHRDMGPVGPHLLGPWVPEPQLWQDPIPAADHELISEQDIASLKAQLLDSGLSVSQLVTTAWAAASTYRKTDKRGGVNGARIRLEPQRGWEVNQPGQLEAALQAIEAVQQQFNSGQSGGRKVSLADLIVLGGCAAVEKASSDAGFNITVPFRPGRTDASQDQTDVESFQYLQPRADGFRNYVRPGEKLPPETLLLDKAYLLDLSAPEMTALIGGMRALGGNVGGSAHGVLTDRPQVLTNDFFVNLLAPGTRWKASEAEENVYEISDVATGELKWTATPVDLVFGSNSQLRAVAEVYASDDAREKFVNDFVAAWVKVMELDRFDLR